One genomic window of Rhizomicrobium sp. includes the following:
- a CDS encoding superoxide dismutase yields the protein MTGPFSLAPLPWGEAALEPVISARTIGFHYHKHHNTYVETLNKLVAGTQYADLPLERVVQATAGAADGSNEKKVFNNAGQVWNHDFYWRSLSPKPGKLTGKLAQAVERDFGSADALVEKLATGGKEQFGSGWVWLVSKGGKLAVEKTANAASPMAKDVNCLLTLDVWEHAYYLDYQNERPKYLEAVLAKLIDWNFAAENLDKEDHAVRAAAE from the coding sequence ATGACCGGACCCTTCTCGCTCGCGCCGCTGCCGTGGGGCGAAGCCGCGCTCGAACCCGTGATCTCCGCCCGCACGATCGGGTTTCACTATCACAAGCACCACAACACCTATGTCGAGACCCTCAACAAGCTGGTCGCCGGCACGCAATATGCCGATCTGCCGCTGGAGCGCGTCGTGCAGGCGACGGCCGGCGCGGCCGACGGTTCCAACGAGAAGAAGGTCTTCAACAATGCCGGTCAGGTGTGGAACCACGATTTCTACTGGCGTTCGCTGTCGCCCAAGCCCGGCAAGCTGACCGGCAAGCTGGCCCAGGCGGTGGAGCGCGATTTCGGCTCGGCCGACGCGCTGGTGGAGAAGCTCGCGACCGGCGGCAAGGAGCAGTTCGGCTCCGGCTGGGTCTGGCTGGTGTCGAAGGGCGGCAAGCTCGCGGTCGAGAAGACCGCCAATGCGGCCTCTCCGATGGCCAAGGACGTCAACTGCCTCCTGACGCTGGATGTGTGGGAACACGCCTATTATCTCGACTATCAGAACGAGCGGCCGAAATATCTGGAGGCTGTGCTGGCGAAGCTGATCGACTGGAATTTCGCGGCCGAGAACCTCGACAAGGAAGACCACGCGGTCCGCGCCGCGGCGGAGTAA
- a CDS encoding rhomboid family intramembrane serine protease, with the protein MAATFGKRSVQTAIPRMTAMAPARAPVVAAPAAVTLPRVEAPTIRFPAVTIGLLVLLTLVFMWEVHAAPVLHRGMSPSVGALIGFGAVDRALVLDGGWWRILTAPLLHANLGHLLSNGVVLGLIGFMLEPLIGPRWFAAMYAVGAIGGSLCSIALNAANLPAVGASGAIMGVLAGAFFCGSSAKAGPKGRKMQTWALRLMLPALIPLAANSHVDYAGHLGGVLAGLAMGVLMHMAWPRGAERPELGGAAATVGGAVLAGGLLALLLIPHSAVTAAVAAGAPSTLMPEEQVPEIATVTSDGARDLLARYPHDPRAHLLRGYAFLRDDHDLADAEEQFHQALASKDVAGLDPDFAKTVTVLLALTVAYENRPDEARALGAPLCGFAAQRLPQISGNLRDKGICA; encoded by the coding sequence ATGGCGGCGACATTCGGCAAGCGTTCGGTGCAGACGGCGATCCCTCGCATGACAGCGATGGCGCCGGCGCGCGCGCCCGTCGTCGCGGCGCCGGCCGCCGTGACGCTGCCCCGCGTGGAAGCGCCCACGATCCGCTTTCCCGCGGTCACGATCGGCCTGCTGGTTCTGCTCACCCTGGTTTTCATGTGGGAGGTGCATGCCGCGCCCGTCCTGCATCGCGGGATGTCGCCCAGTGTCGGCGCGCTGATCGGCTTCGGCGCGGTCGACCGCGCGCTCGTTCTGGACGGCGGCTGGTGGCGCATCCTCACCGCGCCGCTGCTGCACGCCAATCTCGGCCACCTGCTCTCCAACGGCGTCGTGCTGGGCCTGATCGGTTTCATGCTGGAGCCCCTGATCGGCCCGCGCTGGTTCGCCGCGATGTATGCCGTGGGCGCCATCGGTGGCTCGCTGTGTTCGATCGCGCTCAACGCGGCGAACCTTCCGGCGGTCGGCGCCTCCGGCGCGATCATGGGCGTGCTTGCCGGTGCCTTCTTCTGCGGCTCCAGCGCCAAGGCGGGGCCGAAGGGCCGCAAGATGCAGACTTGGGCGCTCAGGCTGATGCTGCCGGCGCTCATTCCGCTCGCCGCCAATTCGCATGTCGATTACGCAGGTCATCTGGGCGGCGTATTGGCTGGCCTCGCCATGGGCGTGCTGATGCACATGGCCTGGCCGCGCGGCGCGGAGCGGCCGGAGCTTGGCGGCGCCGCCGCCACGGTCGGCGGCGCGGTGCTGGCCGGCGGGCTGCTGGCCCTGCTGCTTATCCCGCACAGCGCCGTGACCGCGGCGGTCGCCGCCGGGGCGCCCTCGACGCTGATGCCCGAGGAGCAGGTCCCGGAAATCGCCACGGTGACATCCGACGGTGCCCGCGATTTGCTGGCGCGCTATCCGCACGACCCGCGTGCCCATCTGCTGCGCGGCTACGCCTTCCTGCGCGACGACCACGATCTCGCCGACGCCGAAGAGCAGTTCCACCAGGCGCTGGCGAGCAAGGACGTGGCCGGCCTCGATCCGGATTTCGCCAAGACCGTCACCGTCCTCCTCGCGCTGACCGTCGCCTATGAGAACCGCCCCGACGAAGCCCGGGCGCTGGGCGCGCCGCTCTGCGGCTTCGCGGCGCAGCGCCTGCCGCAGATTTCCGGCAATCTGCGCGACAAGGGCATCTGCGCGTAG
- a CDS encoding MarR family transcriptional regulator: MTDYVRQKGTAAFGTRLRRLSDRLDRQVLAVYREHDSAFQPRWFAVVGALREKQGLTVGELAALLGITHAAVSQLRGELVAAGLVRAKADPADGRRQLLELSPNGKRAVARLEPLWAAIGAATSQLVAGAAPRLLDDIGKLEAALDETELAERVRAVLARSS; the protein is encoded by the coding sequence ATGACCGACTATGTCCGCCAGAAGGGTACCGCCGCGTTCGGCACGCGGCTGCGGCGCCTGTCCGACCGCCTCGACCGCCAGGTGCTGGCGGTCTATCGCGAGCACGATTCCGCCTTCCAGCCGCGCTGGTTCGCCGTGGTCGGCGCGCTGCGCGAGAAGCAGGGTCTCACGGTCGGCGAGCTGGCGGCGCTGCTCGGCATCACCCATGCCGCCGTCAGCCAGTTGCGCGGCGAATTGGTCGCCGCCGGGCTGGTGCGCGCCAAGGCCGATCCCGCCGACGGCCGCCGCCAGCTTCTGGAGCTGTCGCCGAACGGTAAGCGCGCGGTGGCGCGGCTCGAACCTTTGTGGGCGGCAATAGGCGCGGCCACCAGCCAGCTCGTGGCCGGCGCCGCGCCGCGCCTGCTCGACGACATCGGCAAGCTCGAAGCGGCGCTGGACGAGACGGAGCTGGCCGAGCGGGTGCGCGCGGTGCTGGCGAGGTCGTCCTGA
- a CDS encoding MerR family DNA-binding transcriptional regulator, which yields MNHVNRTYSIRQLTKEFDVTARTLRFYEDEGLIAPERRGQTRIYGSRDRVRIILILRGRRVGFSLNEIREILDLYDTHHDGGVTQTLHARKKFEEQLHKLERQKVDIEDSLTELKRAISTIDDAISKGQLAKPVHAHQVAAE from the coding sequence ATGAACCACGTAAACCGCACCTACAGCATTCGCCAACTCACCAAGGAATTCGACGTCACCGCGCGCACGCTGCGCTTCTATGAGGACGAGGGCCTGATCGCGCCGGAGCGGCGCGGCCAGACCCGGATCTATGGCAGCCGCGACCGCGTGCGCATCATCCTGATCCTTCGGGGACGGCGCGTCGGCTTCTCGCTGAACGAGATCCGCGAGATCCTCGATCTCTACGACACGCACCACGATGGCGGCGTGACGCAGACGCTGCACGCGCGCAAGAAGTTCGAGGAGCAGCTCCACAAGCTGGAGCGCCAGAAGGTCGACATCGAGGATTCGCTGACCGAACTGAAGCGCGCGATCTCCACGATCGACGACGCCATTTCGAAGGGCCAGCTCGCCAAGCCGGTGCACGCGCACCAGGTCGCGGCGGAATAG
- a CDS encoding PIN domain-containing protein: protein MSARRFSLDSNLLVYFHDPRDPRKQAVAQRIVVDAASRDCMLGLQAMGEFFTAATRKKILMHADAGRAALTYLSTFATFAATEDAHRIAAREAMAGRFSYWDAVLLASAAEAGCATLLSEDMKDGAKLGAITVRHPFGPAGLSAAATAALAP from the coding sequence ATGAGCGCTAGGCGCTTTTCGCTCGACTCCAATTTGCTGGTCTACTTTCATGATCCGCGCGATCCGCGGAAACAGGCCGTTGCGCAACGGATCGTGGTTGACGCCGCTTCGCGCGACTGCATGCTTGGCCTGCAAGCGATGGGCGAGTTTTTCACGGCGGCGACGCGCAAGAAGATATTGATGCACGCGGACGCCGGTCGCGCGGCGCTGACCTATCTTTCGACATTCGCGACGTTCGCCGCGACGGAAGACGCCCACCGCATCGCCGCCCGCGAAGCGATGGCGGGCCGCTTTTCCTATTGGGACGCGGTTCTGCTCGCCTCCGCCGCCGAAGCGGGATGCGCCACGCTTCTCAGCGAAGACATGAAGGACGGCGCCAAGCTCGGCGCCATCACCGTGCGCCATCCGTTCGGGCCGGCCGGCCTGAGCGCGGCGGCCACCGCCGCGCTCGCGCCGTAG
- a CDS encoding type II toxin-antitoxin system prevent-host-death family antitoxin, giving the protein MRKVNLREANQRFSQLVREVQETGEPVSVYRHGELAVEIHPAEKKSAVRVLTPEQEAALKEMFEIAKRARPSKGRKLTRDEMHER; this is encoded by the coding sequence ATGCGGAAGGTCAATCTCAGGGAGGCGAACCAGCGTTTCTCGCAGCTCGTGCGCGAGGTGCAGGAGACCGGCGAGCCCGTCTCGGTCTACCGGCATGGCGAACTGGCCGTCGAGATCCATCCCGCCGAGAAGAAGAGCGCCGTGCGCGTGCTTACGCCCGAACAGGAGGCCGCGCTGAAGGAGATGTTCGAGATCGCAAAGCGTGCGCGTCCGTCGAAGGGCCGTAAGCTTACACGCGACGAGATGCATGAGCGCTAG
- a CDS encoding crotonase/enoyl-CoA hydratase family protein, producing the protein MAYKEILTDISENILTITLNRPEKLNAFTATMMNELIDAFRAANADDEVRCIIVTGAGRAFCAGADLSAGAATFDATKRADRPERNAGAPDAKDFNWSDERVRDGGGRVTLEIFESLKPVIAAVNGPAVGIGVTMLLPMDIRIASETARFGFVFSRRGIVPEAASSFFLPRIVGIAQALAWCFSGKVFDAAEALKGGLVSEVVPPDQLLPRARAIAREIADNTAPVSVALIRQMMWRGLGMDHPMEAHKVDSRGIYSRGASGDVKEGVVAFLEKRPAKFPDIVSKDMPSYYPWWSPRKYS; encoded by the coding sequence ATGGCCTACAAGGAAATCCTCACCGACATTTCCGAGAACATCCTCACCATCACGCTCAACCGGCCGGAGAAGCTCAACGCCTTCACCGCCACGATGATGAACGAGCTGATCGACGCATTCCGCGCCGCCAATGCGGACGACGAGGTCCGCTGCATCATCGTCACCGGCGCCGGCCGCGCTTTCTGCGCCGGCGCCGATCTTTCGGCCGGAGCGGCCACCTTCGACGCCACCAAGCGCGCCGACCGGCCGGAGCGTAACGCCGGCGCGCCCGACGCCAAAGACTTCAACTGGTCCGACGAGCGGGTGCGCGACGGCGGCGGCCGCGTGACGCTGGAGATCTTCGAAAGCCTCAAGCCCGTCATCGCGGCGGTGAACGGCCCGGCCGTCGGCATCGGCGTCACCATGCTGCTTCCGATGGACATCCGCATCGCATCCGAGACCGCGCGCTTCGGCTTCGTGTTCTCCCGCCGCGGCATCGTGCCGGAAGCGGCGTCGAGCTTCTTCCTGCCGCGCATCGTCGGCATCGCCCAGGCGCTCGCCTGGTGCTTCTCCGGCAAGGTGTTCGACGCGGCCGAGGCGCTGAAGGGCGGGCTCGTCAGCGAGGTCGTGCCGCCGGACCAGCTCCTGCCCCGCGCCAGGGCCATCGCGCGCGAGATCGCCGACAACACCGCGCCGGTCTCCGTCGCGCTGATCCGCCAGATGATGTGGCGCGGGCTCGGCATGGATCACCCGATGGAGGCGCATAAGGTCGACAGCCGCGGCATCTACTCGCGCGGCGCCTCGGGCGACGTGAAGGAAGGCGTGGTCGCCTTCCTGGAGAAGCGCCCGGCGAAATTCCCCGACATCGTCTCCAAGGACATGCCGTCCTATTACCCGTGGTGGAGCCCGCGCAAATATTCTTGA
- a CDS encoding DUF4424 family protein, protein MMRRIGTCAALASLALAPAALADDSSAMLGAGGIVLTKSADIRMASEDLFLSPQAVKVHYVFANDGAQDIDTIVAFPLPDIDNYEYSESPIGTTLDTTPNFVGFKLLVDGKPVNATAEVRAIQNGRDVTAQVLAAGAPLDIVIGGGYDKLQKLSKAARASLIKQGLLEGDDTYTHAKWTTTTKYWWKMHFPAHGTVAVDHTYQPVTGQTFFTTNALSDKDEYAGYTKDYCIDTGTRAAIAAGFAALKKAGGNDGMFNQYTTQFVIKTANNWKGPIGRFHLTLDKLKPSNILSLCWSGSLVKTGATRFESTLTDFAPKADIKLLVLEQPAPGQQ, encoded by the coding sequence ATGATGCGTAGGATCGGCACATGCGCCGCTTTGGCTTCGCTCGCTCTCGCTCCCGCCGCGCTGGCCGACGACAGTTCGGCGATGCTCGGCGCCGGCGGCATCGTGCTGACCAAAAGCGCCGACATCCGCATGGCGAGCGAGGATCTGTTCCTCAGTCCCCAGGCGGTGAAAGTGCACTACGTCTTCGCCAATGACGGCGCCCAGGACATCGACACCATCGTCGCCTTCCCGCTGCCCGACATCGACAATTACGAATATTCGGAATCCCCCATCGGCACCACGCTCGACACGACGCCGAATTTCGTCGGCTTCAAGCTTCTGGTCGACGGCAAGCCGGTGAACGCGACGGCGGAGGTGCGCGCCATCCAGAACGGGCGGGACGTGACGGCCCAGGTACTGGCCGCCGGCGCGCCGCTCGATATCGTGATCGGCGGCGGCTACGACAAGCTGCAGAAGCTGTCCAAGGCCGCGCGCGCCAGCCTGATCAAACAGGGCCTGCTCGAGGGCGACGACACCTACACCCACGCCAAATGGACGACGACGACGAAATATTGGTGGAAGATGCATTTCCCGGCCCACGGCACGGTCGCGGTCGACCACACCTACCAGCCGGTGACCGGCCAGACCTTCTTCACCACCAATGCGCTGAGCGACAAGGACGAGTACGCCGGCTACACGAAGGACTACTGCATCGACACCGGCACGCGGGCGGCGATCGCCGCCGGCTTCGCCGCGCTGAAGAAGGCGGGCGGCAATGACGGCATGTTCAACCAGTATACGACGCAATTCGTCATCAAGACCGCCAACAATTGGAAGGGGCCGATCGGCCGCTTCCACCTGACGCTCGACAAGCTGAAGCCCTCGAACATCCTGTCGCTGTGCTGGTCCGGCAGCCTCGTCAAGACCGGCGCGACCCGGTTCGAATCGACGCTGACGGATTTCGCGCCGAAGGCCGACATCAAGCTCCTGGTGCTGGAACAACCGGCGCCGGGCCAGCAGTAG
- a CDS encoding Lrp/AsnC family transcriptional regulator, translating to MRDSDARLVALLRANAREPTASLARKLGLARSTVQERIARLEREGTIKGYTVRLSDAADAAKLRAVVMIASDPKRADRVAAELKKMPEVRSLAAVAGSFDLIAIAETETPARIDALLDRIGRTAGVARTVSSIVLSEKFSR from the coding sequence ATGCGCGATTCCGACGCCAGGCTCGTCGCTTTGCTGCGCGCCAATGCGCGCGAGCCGACCGCCTCGCTGGCGCGCAAGCTGGGGCTGGCGCGCTCCACCGTGCAGGAGCGCATCGCGCGGCTGGAGCGCGAGGGCACCATCAAGGGCTATACCGTGCGCCTCTCCGACGCGGCGGACGCGGCCAAGCTGCGCGCCGTGGTGATGATCGCGAGCGATCCCAAGCGCGCCGACCGGGTGGCGGCGGAGCTGAAGAAGATGCCGGAGGTCCGCTCGCTGGCGGCGGTGGCGGGCAGCTTCGATTTGATCGCGATCGCCGAGACCGAGACGCCGGCGCGGATCGACGCCCTGCTCGACCGCATCGGCCGCACCGCCGGCGTGGCGCGCACCGTGTCGTCGATCGTGCTGAGCGAGAAGTTCAGCCGGTGA
- a CDS encoding saccharopine dehydrogenase family protein yields the protein MKNVMLVGGGKIGIAIAALLSETGDYRVTVADRDAASLARMPKTNVTTRVVEIADAASFAREVKGHDVVLSATPYHLTAIVAEAAKTAGAHYLDLTEDVESTRTIKRLAKGADTAFIPQCGLAPGFISVVAADLAKKFDSLREVQMRVGALPEFPTNALKYNLTWSTDGLINEYCNPCESIRDGRRGEVPALEELEEFALDGTEYEAFNTSGGLGTLCDTLDGKVENLNYKTVRYPGHRDIVKMLVRDLRLGLRRDVLKDVLETAIPITYQDVVLIFVTVSGLREGRLTQESYARKIYAQKVGGRLMSAIQITTAAGICAMCDMLVGGKLPQRGFVRQEEASLADFLANRFGRYYAGGA from the coding sequence ATGAAAAACGTCATGCTGGTCGGTGGCGGCAAGATCGGAATCGCGATCGCCGCGCTGCTGTCCGAAACGGGCGATTATCGCGTGACGGTCGCCGACCGCGACGCCGCCTCGCTGGCGCGCATGCCCAAGACGAACGTGACGACCCGCGTCGTCGAGATCGCCGACGCCGCGTCCTTCGCGCGGGAGGTCAAGGGCCATGACGTGGTGCTCTCGGCCACGCCCTATCATCTGACCGCCATCGTCGCCGAGGCCGCCAAGACGGCCGGCGCGCACTATCTCGACCTGACCGAGGACGTCGAGTCGACCCGCACCATCAAGCGCCTGGCGAAAGGCGCCGACACCGCCTTCATTCCGCAATGCGGCCTCGCCCCCGGCTTCATCTCCGTCGTCGCCGCCGACCTCGCCAAGAAGTTCGACAGCCTGCGCGAGGTGCAGATGCGCGTCGGCGCGCTGCCGGAGTTTCCGACCAACGCGCTGAAATACAATCTCACCTGGTCGACCGACGGGCTGATCAACGAATACTGCAATCCCTGCGAATCGATCCGCGACGGCCGGCGCGGCGAAGTCCCGGCGCTCGAAGAGCTGGAGGAATTCGCGCTCGACGGCACCGAATACGAGGCGTTCAACACCTCGGGCGGCCTGGGCACGCTGTGCGACACGCTCGACGGCAAGGTGGAGAACCTGAACTACAAGACCGTGCGCTATCCCGGCCACCGCGACATCGTGAAGATGCTGGTGCGCGATCTGCGCCTCGGCCTGCGCCGCGATGTGCTCAAGGACGTGCTGGAGACCGCGATCCCGATCACCTATCAGGACGTGGTGCTGATCTTCGTCACGGTGTCGGGCCTGCGCGAGGGCCGCCTGACGCAGGAGAGCTACGCCAGGAAGATCTACGCGCAAAAGGTCGGCGGCCGGCTGATGAGCGCGATCCAGATCACGACCGCGGCGGGCATCTGCGCGATGTGCGACATGCTGGTGGGCGGCAAGCTCCCGCAGAGGGGTTTCGTGCGCCAGGAAGAGGCGAGCCTCGCCGACTTCCTCGCCAACCGCTTCGGGCGGTATTATGCGGGCGGCGCATAG
- a CDS encoding aldehyde dehydrogenase family protein, which translates to MHDEFLSHFRIEPTGSHIVRSPIDGAEIGRVAFDDAASVETKIAQSAIAFRAWRDVPAPRRGELVRLFGEELRANKDALGRLVTLEAGKIGQEGLGEVQEMIDICDFAVGLSRQLYGLTIASERPGHRMMETWHPAGPVAVISAFNFPVAVWAWNAALALVCGDSVLWKPSEKTPLTALAVQALFERAARRFGDAPANLSQVLLGERDVGAALARDARIPVVSATGSTRMGRDLAPVVAARFGRAILELGGNNAMIVAPSAKLDLAVRAILFAAVGTAGQRCTSLRRLFVHDSVYDRLVPALKSAYAKLAIGSPLAPSTLVGPLIDKAAFDAMERALAAAKAEGGRVTGGGRALEGEFPNAHYVHPAIVEMPAQTPTVARETFAPILYVMRYSDFDAALALHNAVPQGLSSCIFTLDMQEAERFLAASGSDCGIANVNIGPSGAEIGGAFGGEKETGGGRESGSDSWKAYMRRQTATINYSNALPLAQGIEFGV; encoded by the coding sequence ATGCACGACGAATTCCTCTCCCATTTTCGCATCGAACCCACCGGTTCGCACATCGTCCGCTCGCCCATCGACGGCGCCGAGATCGGCCGTGTCGCGTTCGACGACGCCGCCTCGGTCGAGACCAAGATCGCGCAGAGCGCCATCGCCTTCCGCGCCTGGCGCGACGTGCCGGCGCCGCGCCGCGGCGAGTTGGTGCGCCTGTTCGGCGAGGAATTGCGCGCCAACAAGGACGCGCTCGGCCGCCTCGTCACGCTCGAAGCCGGCAAGATCGGCCAGGAAGGCCTCGGCGAAGTGCAGGAGATGATCGACATCTGCGATTTCGCGGTCGGCCTGTCGCGCCAGCTCTACGGCCTCACCATCGCCTCCGAGCGCCCCGGCCACCGCATGATGGAGACCTGGCATCCCGCCGGCCCGGTCGCGGTGATCTCGGCCTTCAACTTCCCCGTCGCGGTATGGGCGTGGAACGCGGCGCTGGCACTGGTCTGCGGCGACAGCGTCTTGTGGAAGCCGAGCGAGAAGACCCCGCTCACCGCGCTCGCCGTCCAGGCGCTGTTCGAGCGGGCCGCCAGGCGCTTCGGCGACGCACCGGCGAACCTCTCGCAGGTCCTGCTCGGCGAACGCGATGTCGGCGCGGCGCTGGCGAGGGACGCGCGCATCCCCGTGGTCAGCGCCACCGGCTCGACGCGGATGGGCCGCGACCTGGCGCCGGTCGTCGCGGCGCGCTTCGGCCGGGCGATCCTCGAACTCGGCGGCAACAACGCGATGATCGTGGCGCCGTCGGCCAAGCTCGATCTGGCGGTGCGCGCCATCCTGTTCGCCGCGGTCGGCACCGCCGGCCAGCGCTGCACCAGCCTGCGCCGCCTCTTCGTGCATGACAGCGTCTATGATCGTCTCGTGCCGGCGCTGAAGTCGGCCTATGCCAAGCTCGCCATCGGCAGCCCGCTCGCGCCGTCCACCCTGGTCGGCCCGCTGATCGACAAGGCGGCGTTCGACGCCATGGAACGCGCCCTCGCCGCCGCGAAGGCGGAGGGCGGCCGCGTCACCGGCGGCGGCCGCGCCCTGGAAGGCGAATTCCCGAACGCGCACTACGTCCATCCCGCCATCGTCGAGATGCCGGCGCAGACGCCGACCGTCGCCCGCGAGACCTTCGCGCCGATCCTCTATGTGATGCGCTATTCGGATTTCGACGCGGCGCTGGCGCTGCACAACGCCGTGCCGCAGGGCCTGTCGTCCTGCATCTTCACTCTCGACATGCAGGAGGCGGAGCGCTTCCTGGCCGCCTCGGGCAGCGATTGCGGCATCGCCAATGTGAACATCGGTCCGTCGGGCGCCGAGATCGGCGGCGCTTTCGGCGGCGAGAAGGAGACCGGCGGCGGGCGCGAGAGCGGCTCGGATTCCTGGAAGGCCTATATGCGGCGCCAGACCGCGACCATCAACTATTCCAACGCCTTGCCGCTCGCCCAGGGGATCGAGTTCGGGGTGTAG
- a CDS encoding SHOCT domain-containing protein, with translation MLTAILFWPFAFWFFGPFHGLFSLLILILIFGLIFGRRRYYYGYYHPWWGHGPDPDSRAGARRILEERYAKGEIQRDEYLQKRQDLGG, from the coding sequence ATGCTTACCGCGATCCTGTTCTGGCCGTTCGCGTTCTGGTTCTTCGGGCCGTTTCACGGGCTGTTCAGCCTTCTGATCCTCATCCTGATCTTCGGGCTGATTTTCGGCCGCCGCCGCTATTATTACGGCTATTACCATCCCTGGTGGGGCCACGGACCCGATCCCGACAGCCGCGCCGGGGCGCGGCGCATCCTGGAAGAGCGCTACGCCAAGGGCGAGATCCAGCGCGACGAATACCTGCAAAAGCGCCAGGACCTCGGCGGCTGA
- the motA gene encoding flagellar motor stator protein MotA — translation MLQIGGIVVLFACVFGGYLMTGGSLSVVFEALPHEMLTIFGAAIAAMLIGGSMYSLKKIMGSLGKVISGPTWKPGDYRDLLCLLFLLTKTMKSKGLIALEAHIEKPEDSSIFKRYPKITKDHFAADFICDTLRMMTMSLEDPHQVETAMEKQLEKHHHEALVGANALTTMSDGLPALGIVAAVLGVIKTMGAISEPPEVLGGMIGSALVGTFLGVFLAYGIVGPMGARLKAIVDEDAQFYHVIRDILVAHLHGNAAQVSVEIGRGSVPSEAQPSFAELEEALNTIPPDGG, via the coding sequence ATGCTTCAGATCGGCGGCATCGTAGTTCTCTTCGCATGCGTGTTCGGCGGCTATCTGATGACCGGCGGCTCGCTGAGCGTCGTGTTCGAGGCCCTGCCGCACGAGATGCTCACCATCTTCGGCGCCGCGATCGCCGCCATGCTGATCGGCGGATCGATGTATTCGCTCAAGAAGATCATGGGCTCGCTCGGCAAGGTGATCAGCGGCCCGACCTGGAAGCCGGGCGACTATCGCGATCTGCTCTGCCTTCTGTTCCTGCTCACCAAGACGATGAAGTCCAAGGGCCTCATCGCGCTGGAAGCGCATATTGAAAAACCCGAGGACTCGTCGATCTTCAAGCGCTATCCCAAGATCACCAAGGACCATTTCGCCGCCGACTTCATCTGCGACACGCTGCGCATGATGACGATGAGCCTGGAAGACCCGCACCAGGTCGAGACCGCGATGGAGAAGCAGCTCGAAAAGCACCATCACGAGGCGCTGGTCGGCGCCAACGCGCTGACCACGATGTCGGACGGGCTGCCGGCGCTCGGCATCGTCGCCGCGGTGCTCGGCGTCATCAAGACGATGGGCGCGATCAGCGAGCCGCCGGAAGTGCTGGGCGGCATGATCGGCTCGGCGCTGGTCGGCACCTTCCTCGGCGTGTTCCTGGCCTATGGCATCGTCGGCCCGATGGGGGCGCGGCTGAAGGCGATCGTCGACGAGGACGCGCAGTTCTATCACGTCATCCGCGACATCCTGGTGGCGCATCTGCACGGCAATGCGGCGCAGGTCTCGGTCGAGATCGGCCGCGGCAGCGTGCCGAGCGAGGCGCAGCCTTCCTTCGCCGAGCTGGAAGAGGCGCTCAACACCATCCCGCCGGACGGCGGCTAA
- a CDS encoding Hpt domain-containing protein — MAKPADGSEPVATASYPRLLSEGARKQAMAKLKSGETLAKASRVIAMKTSELRGAVLALVEQLEAAMQAQDWPTAFSATHEIRGLAGTAGLTATGRIANGLCHYLDSIAQLGIEPDATVTNLHLGAVIRSARTEDEAAQHGDAVAEQLAALVARKLAEIKDPATR, encoded by the coding sequence ATGGCCAAACCAGCAGACGGTTCCGAGCCCGTTGCCACGGCGAGCTATCCGCGGCTGCTGTCGGAAGGCGCGCGCAAGCAGGCGATGGCCAAGCTCAAGAGCGGCGAGACGCTCGCCAAGGCGAGCCGGGTCATCGCGATGAAGACCTCCGAGCTGCGCGGCGCGGTGCTCGCGCTCGTCGAACAGCTCGAAGCCGCGATGCAGGCGCAGGACTGGCCCACGGCGTTTTCCGCGACGCACGAGATCCGCGGCCTCGCCGGCACGGCGGGACTGACCGCCACGGGGCGCATCGCCAACGGGCTCTGCCATTATCTCGATTCGATCGCGCAGCTCGGAATCGAACCCGACGCCACGGTCACCAACCTGCATCTGGGCGCGGTGATCCGCTCGGCCCGCACCGAGGACGAGGCGGCGCAGCACGGCGACGCCGTGGCCGAGCAATTGGCGGCGCTGGTGGCGCGCAAGCTCGCCGAAATTAAGGATCCGGCAACGCGCTGA